One Streptomyces drozdowiczii DNA segment encodes these proteins:
- a CDS encoding SAM-dependent methyltransferase, which produces MSADASAPDATGLRKRIDTTKAHPARVYDVFLGGKDNYPADREAAAMALAANPRGYLTVRHNRDFMRRAVTLAANDGIRQFLDIGTGLPTQANVHQIAQGIAPESRVVYVDNDPVVLVHAQALLTSGPEGRTDYIEADLRDPDRILEAARRTLDFDRPVALVLAAVTHFIEDETAYPVVKQLVDVLAPGSFLVLSNVSSDLNPEQVGSITKGFKERGFAMVRRSYAQMERFVTDNGLELLEPGIVPVHRWRPERVVDLPEARNPDPEFVAGLDELDRTRYQDINDVTDADVSVYGLVARKH; this is translated from the coding sequence ATGAGCGCCGACGCATCCGCCCCTGACGCCACCGGACTCAGGAAGCGCATCGACACAACGAAGGCGCATCCCGCGCGGGTGTACGACGTCTTCCTCGGCGGCAAGGACAACTACCCGGCGGACCGCGAGGCCGCGGCCATGGCGCTGGCCGCCAATCCGCGCGGCTACCTCACCGTGCGGCACAACCGGGACTTCATGCGGCGGGCGGTGACCCTCGCCGCGAACGACGGCATCCGGCAGTTCCTGGACATCGGCACCGGACTGCCCACGCAGGCCAACGTGCACCAGATCGCGCAGGGCATCGCGCCCGAGTCGCGCGTCGTCTACGTGGACAACGACCCGGTGGTCCTCGTCCACGCGCAGGCCCTGCTCACCAGCGGTCCCGAGGGCCGCACCGACTACATCGAAGCGGATCTGCGGGACCCGGACCGCATCCTGGAGGCCGCCCGCCGCACCCTGGACTTCGACCGCCCGGTGGCCCTGGTCCTCGCGGCCGTGACCCACTTCATCGAGGACGAGACGGCCTACCCGGTCGTGAAGCAGCTGGTGGACGTACTGGCCCCCGGCAGCTTCCTCGTCCTGAGCAATGTCAGCTCGGACCTCAACCCGGAGCAGGTCGGCAGCATCACCAAGGGCTTCAAGGAGCGCGGCTTCGCCATGGTGCGCCGCTCGTACGCCCAGATGGAACGGTTCGTCACCGACAACGGCCTGGAGCTCCTCGAACCCGGCATCGTCCCCGTGCACCGCTGGCGCCCCGAGCGGGTCGTGGACCTGCCGGAGGCCCGGAACCCCGACCCGGAGTTCGTGGCGGGCCTGGACGAGCTGGACCGTACGCGCTACCAGGACATCAACGACGTCACCGACGCCGACGTCAGCGTCTACGGCCTGGTGGCCCGCAAGCACTGA
- a CDS encoding ATP-dependent helicase has protein sequence MSTSSTTRHSPHRHARPGTTGPYRLVRTLPGSVEPPLLDAAQRAVVDHPGGPLLVLAGPGTGKTTTLVEAVAARIARGADPARLLVLTFSRKAAVELRDRMAARLGAARGPQATTFHSFCYALVRAHQDADLFADPLRLLSGPEQDVTVRDLLAGQLELEKEGRPHISWPDELRACLTTRGFADEVRAVLARSRELGLGPDALAAFAERTGRPDWGAAARFLAEYLDVLDAQGVLDYAELVHRAVLLAERPEVSAQLAGAYDAVFVDEYQDTDPAQVRLLHALAGNRGSAPGGGGGRDLIAFGDPDQSIYAFRGADVNGILDFPEMFRRADGAAAPVGVLTTSRRSGDRLLTATRLLTRRMPLTRLPSAKVRAHRELGAVREGGSVEAYTYPTASTELENIADLLRRAHLEDGVPWSEMAVLVRAGGRTLPSLRRALTSAGVPLEVDGDDLALRHEPAVGPLLTALRAVAEAAVRGAAPDGAPEAPWLDTETALTLLASPLGAMDAADLRRLGRALRDEERAAGNKVPAPSGALLARALAEPERLVTHDPAYARGAQRLGALLRTARELLEAGGTAEEALWELWSGTPWPGRLERAALRGGTAGRNADRDLDAVCALFETAARAEERTGGRGALNFLEEVDAQDIAADTLSRRAVRPDAVRLMTAHRSKGLEWRLVVVAGVQEGLWPDLRRRGSLLEADRIGRDGLAEPLTPGALLAEERRLFYVASTRARERLVVTAVKAPADDGDQPSRFLAELGVEPRDVTGRPRRPLSVAALVAELRATTVDPAASDTLREEAARRLARLAALTDDDGQPLVPSAHPYRWWGLYEPTRSAVPLRDRDQPVTLSGSALDQLANTCALQWFLGREVKADAPATAAQGFGNVVHVLADEVASGRTPADLAVLMERLDSVWDGLVFDAPWKSRQEKEQARAALERFLRWHVMDRAGRTPVASEHDFDVTLEAGEYEVRIRGSMDRVERDAEGRAYVVDFKTGKQSPTKDEVHRHPQLAVYQLAVREGAVDDAFGGTRPEPGGAELVQLRQAAPKKEGGDAAPKVQAQAPPDGEWVSDLLATAAGRVLDERFTPTTGQHCGHCSFKASCSAQPEGRHVLD, from the coding sequence GTGAGCACCTCCTCCACCACCCGGCACAGTCCTCACCGTCACGCACGGCCGGGGACCACGGGCCCGTACCGGTTGGTGCGCACCCTGCCGGGTTCGGTGGAGCCCCCTCTCCTGGACGCGGCGCAGCGCGCGGTGGTTGACCACCCCGGCGGTCCGCTCCTGGTCCTCGCCGGACCCGGTACGGGCAAGACGACGACGCTCGTCGAAGCCGTCGCCGCGCGCATCGCCCGGGGCGCCGACCCGGCCCGTCTGCTGGTCCTCACCTTCAGCCGCAAGGCCGCCGTCGAACTGCGCGACCGGATGGCCGCCCGGCTCGGCGCCGCCCGGGGCCCGCAGGCCACCACCTTCCACTCCTTCTGCTACGCCCTCGTCCGCGCCCACCAGGACGCCGACCTGTTCGCGGACCCGCTGCGGCTGCTGTCCGGCCCGGAGCAGGACGTGACCGTCCGCGACCTCCTGGCCGGCCAGCTCGAACTGGAGAAGGAGGGGCGCCCGCACATCAGCTGGCCCGACGAGCTGCGCGCCTGCCTGACCACGCGCGGCTTCGCCGACGAGGTACGCGCGGTGCTCGCCCGCAGCCGCGAGCTGGGCCTCGGCCCGGACGCCCTCGCCGCCTTCGCCGAGCGCACCGGCCGGCCCGACTGGGGCGCCGCCGCCCGCTTCCTCGCCGAATACCTCGACGTGCTGGACGCCCAGGGCGTGCTGGACTACGCGGAGCTGGTGCACCGCGCGGTGCTGCTCGCGGAGCGCCCCGAGGTCTCGGCGCAGCTCGCCGGGGCGTACGACGCGGTCTTCGTGGACGAGTACCAGGACACCGACCCCGCCCAGGTGCGCCTGCTGCACGCGCTGGCCGGCAACCGGGGCAGCGCCCCGGGGGGCGGCGGCGGGCGCGACCTGATCGCCTTCGGTGACCCGGACCAGTCGATCTACGCGTTCCGGGGCGCCGACGTCAACGGCATCCTCGACTTCCCGGAGATGTTCCGGCGCGCGGACGGCGCCGCGGCCCCGGTCGGCGTCCTCACCACCTCGCGCCGCTCCGGCGACCGGCTGCTCACCGCCACCCGGCTGCTCACCCGGCGGATGCCGCTCACCCGGCTGCCCTCGGCGAAGGTCCGCGCCCACCGCGAACTGGGCGCGGTCCGCGAGGGCGGCAGTGTCGAGGCGTACACCTACCCGACCGCCTCCACGGAGCTGGAGAACATCGCGGACCTGCTGCGCCGGGCGCACCTGGAGGACGGGGTGCCGTGGTCCGAGATGGCGGTGCTCGTCCGGGCCGGCGGCCGCACGCTGCCCTCCCTGCGCCGGGCCCTGACCTCGGCGGGCGTCCCCCTGGAGGTCGACGGCGACGATCTGGCCCTGCGCCACGAACCGGCGGTGGGCCCGCTCCTGACGGCCCTGCGGGCGGTGGCGGAGGCGGCGGTGCGCGGGGCGGCACCGGACGGCGCCCCCGAAGCCCCCTGGCTCGACACCGAGACCGCGCTCACCCTGCTCGCCTCGCCCCTCGGCGCGATGGACGCCGCCGATCTGCGCCGCCTCGGCCGCGCCCTGCGGGACGAGGAGCGCGCCGCCGGCAACAAGGTGCCCGCGCCCTCCGGCGCACTGCTGGCCCGGGCGCTCGCCGAGCCGGAGCGCCTGGTCACGCACGATCCGGCGTACGCCCGGGGCGCCCAGCGCCTCGGCGCGCTCCTGCGCACTGCCCGCGAACTCCTGGAGGCGGGCGGCACCGCCGAGGAGGCCCTGTGGGAGCTGTGGTCCGGCACCCCGTGGCCGGGCCGGCTGGAGCGGGCGGCCCTGCGCGGAGGCACCGCGGGGCGCAACGCCGACCGCGACCTCGACGCGGTGTGCGCGCTGTTCGAGACCGCCGCCCGCGCCGAGGAACGCACCGGCGGCCGGGGCGCGCTGAACTTCCTGGAGGAGGTGGACGCCCAGGACATCGCGGCCGACACCCTCTCCCGGCGCGCGGTCCGCCCCGACGCCGTCCGGCTGATGACCGCCCACCGCTCCAAGGGCCTGGAGTGGCGCCTCGTCGTCGTCGCCGGCGTCCAGGAAGGGCTGTGGCCGGACCTGCGCCGCCGGGGCTCGCTCCTCGAAGCGGACCGGATCGGCCGCGACGGGCTCGCCGAGCCGCTGACGCCCGGCGCCCTCCTCGCGGAGGAGCGGCGGCTGTTCTACGTGGCCTCGACCCGCGCCCGCGAGCGCCTGGTCGTCACGGCGGTCAAGGCCCCCGCCGACGACGGCGACCAGCCCTCCCGCTTCCTCGCCGAGCTGGGCGTCGAACCCCGCGACGTCACCGGCCGCCCGCGCCGCCCGCTGTCCGTCGCCGCGCTCGTCGCCGAGCTGCGCGCCACCACCGTCGACCCGGCCGCCTCGGACACGCTGCGCGAGGAGGCCGCCCGCCGCCTCGCCCGGCTCGCGGCGCTCACCGACGACGACGGCCAGCCGCTCGTACCGTCCGCGCACCCGTACCGCTGGTGGGGCCTGTACGAGCCGACCCGCTCGGCCGTGCCGCTGCGCGACCGGGACCAGCCGGTCACCCTCTCCGGCAGCGCGCTCGACCAGCTCGCCAACACCTGCGCGCTCCAGTGGTTCCTGGGCCGCGAGGTGAAGGCCGACGCGCCCGCGACCGCCGCCCAGGGGTTCGGGAACGTCGTGCACGTCCTGGCCGACGAGGTGGCCTCCGGCCGTACGCCCGCCGATCTGGCCGTCCTCATGGAACGGCTCGACTCGGTCTGGGACGGGCTCGTCTTCGACGCCCCCTGGAAGTCCCGCCAGGAGAAGGAGCAGGCCCGCGCCGCCCTCGAACGCTTCCTGCGCTGGCACGTCATGGACCGGGCCGGCCGCACCCCCGTCGCCAGCGAGCACGACTTCGACGTGACGCTGGAGGCGGGGGAGTACGAGGTGCGCATCCGGGGCTCCATGGACCGCGTCGAACGGGACGCCGAGGGCCGGGCCTACGTGGTCGACTTCAAGACCGGCAAGCAGTCCCCGACGAAGGACGAGGTCCACCGCCACCCCCAGCTCGCCGTTTACCAGCTGGCGGTACGGGAAGGCGCGGTCGACGACGCCTTCGGCGGTACGCGGCCCGAGCCGGGCGGCGCCGAACTCGTACAGCTGCGCCAGGCCGCCCCCAAGAAGGAGGGCGGCGACGCCGCGCCCAAGGTGCAGGCGCAGGCGCCGCCGGACGGCGAGTGGGTCTCCGACCTGCTGGCGACCGCGGCGGGCCGGGTCCTGGACGAACGGTTCACCCCGACGACCGGCCAGCACTGCGGCCACTGCTCCTTCAAGGCGTCGTGCAGCGCGCAGCCGGAGGGCCGGCACGTCCTGGACTGA
- a CDS encoding MGMT family protein, translated as MSEHPTGDALPQYAERVLDVADLIPPGRVMTYGDVAEWLDEGGPRQVGRVMALYGSAAPWWRVVRSDGRLLPGHELRALDHYRAEGTPLREAPASAEGHLPRLDMRRARWDGVTGGPAAAGGGGGAHT; from the coding sequence ATGAGCGAACACCCGACGGGCGACGCGCTGCCGCAGTACGCGGAGCGCGTGCTCGACGTCGCCGACCTGATCCCGCCCGGCCGTGTCATGACGTACGGCGACGTCGCGGAGTGGCTGGACGAGGGCGGCCCGCGCCAGGTCGGCCGGGTCATGGCGCTGTACGGGAGCGCGGCGCCGTGGTGGCGCGTGGTGCGCTCCGACGGCAGGCTGCTGCCCGGCCACGAGCTGCGCGCCCTGGACCACTACCGGGCGGAGGGCACCCCGCTGCGCGAGGCCCCGGCGAGCGCGGAGGGCCACCTCCCGCGCCTGGACATGCGGCGCGCGCGATGGGACGGCGTGACGGGCGGCCCGGCGGCGGCCGGCGGCGGTGGGGGAGCTCACACCTGA